The Aspergillus nidulans FGSC A4 chromosome VIII genome contains the following window.
TCCCTGGGCTTTGGTCGGCAGTAATACTGCGGGAACCAAGCCTAATGTAGAGGCTAAAAATGATTATGTGAATGTTGACGGCGCCCAGGTTTTAAGTGCTGCCTTATAAATTTTGTTTATAGCATCATGCTCCTCCTAGCCACTCTTCAACGGAGGTAAAAGTAATGGCTCGGAGTGGACATGCCATAGAAGTTTCACATACTCACAAAAGGCGTTTGAATTGCACCAGTAATTTGCGATCTCCACGATCCAAGCTCATTGTCGACGAGCCGTGCCCCCTTCTGAAGCTTGCCAGATTCCGGATCTGACAAAGAAGCCAAGACCGCTCCTGTTCCAGCCAGTGCATCATGCTGGACGAATGTCAATAAGAGACGACACCGCGACATGCACCACTTTCTAGCCGCCGAAGTTTCTGAAATCTGCGACACCTTCCAACGCAGACTAGACAGCAAAAGGAGACTGTTGGGATTTTTGATGCCTCTTGTCACTGTGATGAAAAGAATCAAGCCAGCTCCCTCCAACTCAGGGCACTTGGTTGCAAGGATGTGACCATCATTCGGTGGCCGTTTCGTCATGGTATTCGTTGTGAGCCGCCATATACCGAGCCAAGTAGCGCTCTGACTACCTCTAATCTAGTTCCGCAGCCACTCCGAGCTGAGTTCCCCATGGCTCCATTATTCCCCTATCATGAACAAATGTGGGGTTGCTGTGCTATCGCATGCTCCTTCCAGCAAATTAGAGACATCCGCAATGTCCAGGAGCCTGGAACTCCTGTACAACACATCATGAATCATCCCATCCACGGGCCCCTTACAAGCCGTAGTGTAGAGCCCCTCTGTCGCGGCTGAATTCATTTCGAGTCCCGAATTCGATCGCGAGGCGTGATGAAAAACATTGGAAAATGTTTAGTCTTATCGGCGCACCCAACTCTTCAgtcttcgttttcttgctCACGTAGTCGAGCGATATATGTTCTTAATATAGACTCGAGTCCTTCGTTTCGGCgtgccagcatcatcacaTCCGATACATTGATCGTTGACCGACCTGCGTGCCTGAGCCAAGAACCTGTCAGCAACACGGAAGACATCCTGAGACTGGCTAAAGATAAGGGAGCTCACTTCGCGAAGCTTTCAAGATCTTGACTCGCCGTTTCTATACGGATGACCTCTGTCAGCCACTTTCCAACGTAGAAAGGGCAGAGAATGGCAATAAACAGCCCCAGGCCCAAATTAAAGCCAGATGCCATTTCTGCGCTCCATTCCATATCTATATGGGAGGTTTAAAACTGGGAGGATGTACCTATCTGAACCCAGACAAGCTCGGTCAGTGCACCAATGAACTGAGGTGTGGCGTTCACACCGAGCTTGATtgtctcctcatccacaatctTTCCAATGGATAGCCAGAGGGCGGATTTCAAGCGCTACGAACCAGTGAGTCACTTTCTCCGTCCCACAAGGCATATGCCTACCTCTTCGAGGCCAACATTCTCATTTGCATCCATTTTGCTGGTTATGCGAGCAAGAGTCCAAGCCGGTCTGAGTACCCCACCTAGAGAGATCTTAGTATCGAATCGAAGGAAGCTCAGCGTAGCAATGCGTGCACAAGACTTTGAAGGAACTGAGACGCGACAAACAGCTCGACGCGTCCGGATGAGGGGCCGAGCAAAACCGACCGGAAAAACATCTTCCGGGACGACCCGCTAACCCAAATAGGAACTTACATTTTTGCTCCAGCTCAGTCCGGCTCCCGGATGTGGTCCTGGACAGATCATATACTTTTGTTTCGGAAACTCAGGAGCCGGCAGAAACTACTCTGGGAAGAGCTCTTGCGGCATAAAGGCTTGATATTCCACCAGGGCTGCATCTTTTGCACTCTTTATCTTCCCCTCTCCGCGCCTATCCGCTCTCACCGAGTTACCCGGCACTTCCATCCACTTCCCAACCCAACAAACTAAATAATACTCCCTTCTTATTCCTCTTCAAGCGCAAGCATATC
Protein-coding sequences here:
- a CDS encoding CENP-S family protein (transcript_id=CADANIAT00002076), with the translated sequence MDANENVGLEERLKSALWLSIGKIVDEETIKLGVNATPQFIGALTELVWVQIETASQDLESFAKHAGRSTINVSDVMMLARRNEGLESILRTYIARLREQENED